A window of the Campylobacter massiliensis genome harbors these coding sequences:
- a CDS encoding nuclear transport factor 2 family protein, whose amino-acid sequence MNPKEIAEELIIKMINAADRKQTQRVRECFADVVFVDHSSLNGMRGALVSADEFVTSWQQLLEDAQTYASLSNFELLPAQEGISAECHAHMVYTAPGIEPWEIFGRQIFEIFRVSGEYKITSFQFAAAVQRGNKNFLKELQARKKRSKLGQIYDKFSGKK is encoded by the coding sequence ATGAATCCAAAAGAGATCGCCGAGGAGCTCATCATAAAAATGATCAACGCCGCCGATCGCAAGCAAACCCAGCGCGTGCGCGAGTGCTTCGCCGACGTCGTATTCGTCGATCACTCGAGCCTAAACGGCATGCGCGGCGCGCTCGTGAGCGCGGACGAGTTCGTGACGTCGTGGCAGCAGTTGCTCGAGGACGCGCAGACCTACGCTTCGCTTAGCAACTTTGAGCTATTGCCCGCGCAGGAGGGCATCAGCGCCGAGTGCCACGCGCACATGGTTTACACGGCGCCCGGCATCGAGCCGTGGGAGATATTTGGGCGTCAGATTTTTGAGATATTTAGGGTTTCGGGCGAATACAAGATCACTTCGTTTCAGTTCGCCGCCGCCGTACAAAGGGGCAACAAAAACTTCCTAAAAGAGCTGCAAGCGCGTAAAAAACGCTCGAAACTCGGTCAAATTTACGATAAATTTAGCGGGAAAAAGTGA